From the Microbacterium sp. W4I4 genome, one window contains:
- the rplS gene encoding 50S ribosomal protein L19, which produces MQILDAVDAASLRSDIPDFNPGDTVKVHVNITEGSRSRVQVFQGVVLGRQGDGVRETFTVRKISFQVGVERTFPVHSPVLERIEVVTRGDVRRAKLYYLRNLRGKKAKIKEKRG; this is translated from the coding sequence ATGCAGATCCTTGACGCCGTCGACGCGGCATCGCTCCGTTCCGACATTCCTGACTTCAACCCCGGTGACACCGTCAAGGTGCACGTGAACATCACCGAGGGCAGCCGTTCGCGTGTCCAGGTGTTCCAGGGCGTCGTCCTCGGTCGCCAGGGCGACGGTGTGCGCGAGACGTTCACCGTCCGCAAGATCAGCTTCCAGGTCGGCGTCGAGCGCACCTTCCCGGTGCACTCGCCGGTGCTCGAGCGCATCGAGGTCGTCACCCGCGGTGACGTGCGTCGCGCGAAGCTGTACTACCTGCGCAACCTGCGCGGCAAGAAGGCGAAGATCAAGGAGAAGCGCGGCTGA
- a CDS encoding YifB family Mg chelatase-like AAA ATPase: MSTARTWAVALTGVDGHMVEVEADFSTQTPDFKIIGLPDKALGEAVQRVWNACSNAGLDVPRRRLTVNLSPASLPKHGSGFDLSIAVATAAAGGVLPPEAIRSTVHIGELGLDGRLRPVPGVLPAVYAAARAGFERVIIPYANAAEAALVPGIEVRAAASLGEVAALHGAEVEVPEVEPVGMPAQDGDAGATALDLADVVGQEEAVDALIIAAAGGHHMMLSGPPGAGKTMLARRLPGILPLLDDAEALEVAAIRSLAGEPVLALDTVAPFVAPHHSASSAALVGGGSRVARPGAIVRAHRGVLFLDETPEFQRVALDALRQPLESGRIEVHRAGFTASYPARFQLILAMNPCPCGNYGVRGAECTCPPMAIRRYASRLSGPLRDRIDIDLQVARVAASRATSGERSATTSAVARSAVLAAREAAAERWRGSPWRVNGEVPGERLRHGALRLPAAARAPLDRALERGTVTLRAYDRVLRIAWTAADLAGLTSPGIEELGRALFLKKGLLA, encoded by the coding sequence GTGAGCACGGCGCGCACCTGGGCCGTCGCGCTCACCGGCGTCGACGGCCACATGGTCGAGGTGGAGGCCGACTTCTCCACCCAGACACCGGACTTCAAGATCATCGGGCTGCCGGACAAGGCGCTCGGCGAGGCCGTCCAGCGGGTGTGGAATGCATGCAGCAATGCCGGCCTGGACGTGCCTCGACGGCGGTTGACGGTCAACCTGTCGCCCGCCAGTCTGCCCAAGCACGGCTCGGGGTTCGATCTGAGCATCGCCGTCGCGACGGCCGCGGCCGGCGGGGTGCTGCCTCCCGAGGCGATCCGCTCCACGGTGCACATCGGGGAGCTCGGGCTCGATGGCAGGCTCCGACCTGTGCCCGGGGTGCTGCCCGCCGTCTACGCCGCCGCACGTGCAGGTTTCGAGCGTGTCATCATCCCGTACGCGAACGCCGCCGAAGCGGCGCTGGTGCCGGGGATCGAGGTGCGGGCGGCGGCGTCGCTGGGGGAGGTCGCGGCGCTGCACGGTGCCGAAGTGGAGGTGCCCGAAGTCGAGCCGGTCGGGATGCCCGCGCAGGACGGCGATGCCGGAGCGACCGCGCTCGACCTGGCGGATGTCGTGGGTCAGGAGGAGGCCGTGGATGCTCTGATCATCGCCGCCGCTGGAGGACACCACATGATGCTCAGCGGTCCGCCGGGTGCGGGCAAGACCATGCTGGCGCGGCGGCTGCCCGGCATCCTGCCGCTGCTGGATGATGCCGAGGCCCTCGAGGTGGCCGCCATCCGCTCGCTCGCGGGGGAGCCGGTGCTGGCGCTCGACACCGTCGCGCCGTTCGTCGCGCCCCACCACAGTGCATCCTCGGCTGCTCTTGTGGGCGGCGGATCCCGGGTCGCCCGACCGGGAGCCATCGTCCGAGCGCACCGCGGCGTGCTCTTCCTCGACGAGACGCCGGAGTTCCAGCGAGTCGCACTGGATGCACTGCGACAGCCCCTGGAATCCGGACGGATCGAGGTGCATCGAGCAGGATTCACCGCCAGTTATCCGGCGAGGTTCCAGCTGATCCTGGCGATGAATCCGTGTCCGTGCGGAAACTACGGGGTGCGGGGAGCGGAGTGCACCTGCCCGCCGATGGCCATCCGCCGCTATGCGTCGCGGCTGTCCGGGCCGCTGCGCGACCGGATCGACATCGATCTGCAGGTAGCGCGGGTCGCTGCGTCGCGCGCGACTTCGGGAGAGCGTTCGGCGACCACATCCGCCGTCGCCCGCAGCGCCGTGCTCGCGGCGCGGGAGGCTGCCGCAGAACGCTGGCGCGGCTCGCCCTGGCGCGTGAACGGCGAGGTGCCGGGGGAGCGGCTCCGACACGGAGCGCTTCGGCTGCCCGCGGCCGCACGCGCGCCACTCGATCGTGCCCTGGAACGCGGCACCGTCACCCTCCGGGCGTACGACCGCGTGCTGCGCATCGCGTGGACAGCGGCCGACCTGGCGGGGCTCACCTCGCCCGGCATCGAAGAGCTCGGGCGGGCTCTGTTTCTCAAGAAGGGCCTGCTGGCATGA
- the lepB gene encoding signal peptidase I — MTADAAETADNPPRRRGALAFLRDVIVIILIAALVSFVVKTFVVRSFYIPSGSMERTLLINDRILVDELTPRWAGYERGDVVVFEDPGGWLPPAPQRPAQPPLVAATDWVLTFVGLSTSDAQNHLVKRVIGLPGDHIVCCNALGQITVNGSPIDELSYLNLPQGDTAASNSDFDVTVPANSIWVMGDNRDRSQDSRAHQELPGGGFVPLDDVVGRAFLTTWPLDRFGLIDTHDEVFRAVPEPR, encoded by the coding sequence ATGACAGCCGACGCCGCCGAAACCGCGGATAATCCGCCCCGGCGGCGAGGGGCGCTGGCATTCCTGCGGGACGTCATCGTGATCATCCTCATCGCGGCGCTCGTGTCCTTCGTCGTCAAGACCTTCGTCGTCCGATCCTTCTACATCCCGTCCGGGTCGATGGAGCGCACACTGCTGATCAACGACCGCATCCTCGTCGATGAGCTCACACCACGCTGGGCGGGGTACGAGCGCGGTGACGTCGTCGTCTTCGAGGATCCGGGCGGCTGGCTGCCTCCCGCCCCGCAGCGGCCCGCACAGCCCCCGCTCGTCGCGGCGACTGACTGGGTGCTCACCTTCGTGGGGCTGTCGACGTCGGATGCGCAGAACCACCTCGTCAAGCGAGTGATCGGCCTCCCCGGCGATCACATCGTGTGCTGCAACGCGCTCGGGCAGATCACCGTCAACGGATCGCCGATCGACGAGCTCTCCTACCTCAACCTTCCTCAGGGCGACACCGCTGCATCCAACTCCGACTTCGACGTGACCGTTCCGGCGAACTCGATCTGGGTGATGGGCGACAACCGTGATCGCTCTCAGGATTCGCGCGCCCACCAGGAGCTGCCCGGCGGCGGCTTCGTGCCGTTGGACGACGTCGTCGGACGCGCGTTCCTGACGACCTGGCCGCTGGATCGGTTCGGGCTCATCGACACGCACGACGAGGTCTTCCGAGCGGTGCCGGAGCCGAGATGA
- a CDS encoding YraN family protein, which yields MAAKDVLGRAGEERAAEYLRTRGYAILDRNWRCDQGEIDIVATVDDALCIVEVKTRRTDLYGHPFEAVDERKRRRLWRLAFAWSAAHPDAARRRRLRLEVVGLIGADAETARLEHLVDLL from the coding sequence ATGGCAGCGAAAGACGTGTTGGGGAGGGCCGGCGAGGAGCGCGCCGCCGAGTACCTGAGAACCCGCGGGTACGCGATCCTGGATCGCAACTGGCGATGCGATCAGGGCGAGATCGACATCGTGGCGACCGTGGACGATGCGCTGTGCATCGTCGAGGTCAAGACCCGGCGCACCGATCTGTACGGGCATCCGTTCGAGGCGGTGGACGAGCGCAAGCGGCGCCGCCTGTGGCGTCTGGCTTTCGCCTGGTCGGCAGCCCATCCGGATGCTGCGCGCAGACGCCGGCTGCGGCTGGAGGTCGTGGGGCTGATCGGAGCGGATGCCGAGACCGCCCGACTGGAGCACCTGGTGGACCTGCTGTGA
- a CDS encoding DUF2469 family protein: MDEDSFDDYDRELELALFREYRDVVAQFQFVVETERRFYLANEVNVVRRDTENDFYFEISMKDVWVWDIYRADRFVKAVRVLTFKDVNVEELQRREFELPDELSLDGK, from the coding sequence ATGGATGAAGATTCCTTCGACGACTACGACCGCGAACTCGAACTCGCCCTCTTCCGCGAGTACCGGGATGTGGTGGCGCAGTTCCAGTTCGTCGTCGAGACGGAGCGCCGGTTCTACCTGGCCAACGAGGTCAACGTCGTCCGTCGCGACACCGAGAACGACTTCTACTTCGAGATCTCGATGAAGGACGTGTGGGTGTGGGACATCTACCGCGCCGACCGGTTCGTGAAGGCCGTGCGCGTGCTGACGTTCAAGGACGTCAACGTCGAGGAGCTGCAGCGTCGCGAGTTCGAACTGCCCGACGAGCTCTCGCTCGACGGCAAGTGA
- a CDS encoding ribonuclease HII, which translates to MTVVAPTLRLERMLLKECDLIIALDEVGRGALAGPVAVGAAVMDAAGARRRVPEGLRDSKLITEPRRPAMAERARDWVMASAVGWASAAEIDQVGIMRALGLAASRAVQGVVDLGASLDRTLVVLDGNHDYVSRVHPEPLTVRTVVKGDRDCASVSAASVIAKVARDDLMVSLHPDHPDYQWDRNKGYASLEHRRAISERGLSPLHRASWAIADAPTLF; encoded by the coding sequence ATGACCGTCGTCGCGCCCACCCTGCGGCTGGAGCGGATGCTGCTGAAGGAGTGCGATCTGATCATCGCGCTCGACGAGGTGGGGCGCGGAGCGCTGGCAGGACCGGTCGCGGTCGGTGCCGCGGTGATGGATGCCGCGGGGGCTCGCCGCCGGGTGCCCGAGGGGCTGCGCGATTCGAAGCTCATCACGGAGCCCCGTCGGCCCGCGATGGCCGAGCGCGCCCGCGACTGGGTGATGGCGTCCGCCGTCGGCTGGGCGAGCGCTGCGGAGATCGATCAGGTCGGCATCATGCGCGCGCTCGGCCTCGCGGCCTCCCGCGCCGTGCAGGGCGTCGTCGACCTCGGTGCCTCCTTGGACCGGACCCTGGTCGTGCTCGACGGCAATCACGACTACGTGTCACGGGTGCATCCCGAGCCGCTGACCGTCCGCACAGTGGTCAAGGGCGACCGCGACTGCGCCTCGGTCTCGGCGGCCTCGGTCATCGCGAAGGTGGCCCGTGACGACCTGATGGTGAGCCTGCACCCCGATCATCCCGACTATCAGTGGGACCGCAACAAGGGCTATGCCAGCCTCGAGCATCGTCGTGCGATCAGCGAGCGGGGCCTGTCCCCGCTGCACCGCGCATCCTGGGCGATCGCCGATGCTCCGACTCTCTTCTAG